The following coding sequences are from one Eptesicus fuscus isolate TK198812 chromosome 7, DD_ASM_mEF_20220401, whole genome shotgun sequence window:
- the SMUG1 gene encoding single-strand selective monofunctional uracil DNA glycosylase isoform X1: MAVPPAFPPGSLHEPAGTLVEPQLCPRSLAEGFLGEELRLNAELSQLQFSEPVGIIYNPVEYAWEPHRSYVTRYCQGPKEVLFLGMNPGPFGMAQTGVPFGEVSVVRDWLGIGGSVLTPPQEHPKRPVLGLECPQSEVSGARFWGFFRNLCGQPEVFFRHCFVHNLCPLLFLAPSGRNLTPAELPAKQREQLLGLCDAALRRQVQLLGVRLVVGVGRLAEQRARRALAGLMPEVQVEGLLHPSPRSPQANKGWEPVAKERLNELGLLPLLTK, encoded by the exons ATGGCTGTGCCTCCGGCTTTCCCACCGGGGTCCCTTCATGAGCCTGCAGGTACCCTGGtggagccccagctctgccctcgaAGCTTGGCTgagggcttcctgggggaggagcTTCGGCTCAATGCTGAGCTGAGCCAACTGCAGTTTTCTGAGCCTGTGGGCATTATCTACAATCCTGTGGAATATGCCTGGGAGCCACATCGCAGCTACGTGACCCGCTACTGCCAGGGCCCCAAGGAAGTGCTCTTCTTGGgcatgaacccaggaccctttggcaTGGCCCAGACTGGG GTACCCTTTGGGGAAGTGAGTGTAGTCCGGGACTGGTTGGGAATTGGGGGCTCTGTGTTGACCCCTCCTCAGGAACACCCTAAGCGGCCAGTGCTGGGACTGGAGTGCCCACAGTCAGAGGTGAGTGGTGCCCGGTTCTGGGGCTTTTTCCGGAACCTCTGTGGACAGCCCGAGGTTTTCTTCCGTCACTGTTTTGTCCACAATTTGTGTCCTCTGCTCTTCCTGGCTCCCAGTGGGCGCAACCTCACCCCCGCTGAGTTGCCTGCCAAGCAGCGAGAACAGCTTCTTGGGCTCTGTGACGCGGCTCTTCGCcggcaggtgcagctgctgggggTGCGACTGGTAGTGGGAGTGGGGCGGCTGGCGGAGCAGCGGGCACGGCGGGCTCTGGCTGGCCTGATGCCCGAGGTCCAGGTGGAGGggctcctgcacccctcccctcgGAGCCCACAGGCTAACAAGGGCTGGGAGCCAGTGGCCAAGGAGAGACTGAATGAGCTGGGGCTACTGCCGCTGCTAACGAAATGA
- the SMUG1 gene encoding single-strand selective monofunctional uracil DNA glycosylase isoform X2 has protein sequence MSLQVPFGEVSVVRDWLGIGGSVLTPPQEHPKRPVLGLECPQSEVSGARFWGFFRNLCGQPEVFFRHCFVHNLCPLLFLAPSGRNLTPAELPAKQREQLLGLCDAALRRQVQLLGVRLVVGVGRLAEQRARRALAGLMPEVQVEGLLHPSPRSPQANKGWEPVAKERLNELGLLPLLTK, from the exons ATGAGCCTGCAG GTACCCTTTGGGGAAGTGAGTGTAGTCCGGGACTGGTTGGGAATTGGGGGCTCTGTGTTGACCCCTCCTCAGGAACACCCTAAGCGGCCAGTGCTGGGACTGGAGTGCCCACAGTCAGAGGTGAGTGGTGCCCGGTTCTGGGGCTTTTTCCGGAACCTCTGTGGACAGCCCGAGGTTTTCTTCCGTCACTGTTTTGTCCACAATTTGTGTCCTCTGCTCTTCCTGGCTCCCAGTGGGCGCAACCTCACCCCCGCTGAGTTGCCTGCCAAGCAGCGAGAACAGCTTCTTGGGCTCTGTGACGCGGCTCTTCGCcggcaggtgcagctgctgggggTGCGACTGGTAGTGGGAGTGGGGCGGCTGGCGGAGCAGCGGGCACGGCGGGCTCTGGCTGGCCTGATGCCCGAGGTCCAGGTGGAGGggctcctgcacccctcccctcgGAGCCCACAGGCTAACAAGGGCTGGGAGCCAGTGGCCAAGGAGAGACTGAATGAGCTGGGGCTACTGCCGCTGCTAACGAAATGA